In the genome of Nymphaea colorata isolate Beijing-Zhang1983 chromosome 9, ASM883128v2, whole genome shotgun sequence, one region contains:
- the LOC116260129 gene encoding uncharacterized protein LOC116260129 — MKSQTSIGPCLSHSSSSMEISKWIVDLPSMEGWSGPAASSKTFELMGSHDDQGKSLILRAERTSGSKQEALVTFSLGLSAPADESTTLWVSNPFSISGNVMEETVVPLLVQLLEEIINRAPNNSSVPLFKLTTDLSDTFLSYPAESLYHFLDFVFTCRFFWLCLCNAPSEIGSLFFQKFSSKLVASSCKQILKAFLTSIGADFELKFTRSLSYIYTKLLILRSFDVKSKEPNLGIYSSSYASASHDFLVFKGYVPLLAMNQEWTNENKQGLLLDTAESVLRYTLAHQQLEAVAQFEYSVHRTENYLKVDFKVDNIRINVSQLRFNGSELLCDEKHFPSRVCITLGPELGSSYVVSTSLGRSTPNHEKEIKAQKTIKGNFVKTKLPILKTTARTATRRRVKSWTVDQAAEGDTATLDMILCDNSSGVEVAAWRPGANTQVDLRNSFRKRYAGANRALGKAGGVVFAGDEYGEQVSWRLKKEAEGRELQWKVGFRVWLTYIPNDCKTSYLETRCVQWEEEFSFTV, encoded by the coding sequence ATGAAATCACAAACAAGCATAGGCCCTTGTCTAAGccattcttcttcctccatgGAGATCTCCAAGTGGATTGTAGACCTTCCAAGCATGGAAGGTTGGTCGGGTCCGGCCGCCTCATCGAAGACCTTCGAGCTCATGGGCTCACATGATGATCAAGGCAAGTCTCTAATTCTCAGAGCTGAAAGAACAAGTGGTTCTAAGCAAGAAGCACTTGTTACCTTCTCCCTTGGCTTGTCTGCTCCTGCAGATGAATCCACAACTTTGTGGGTTTCGAATCCGTTTTCTATCTCGGGAAACGTGATGGAAGAAACAGTTGTTCCTTTGTTGGTTCAACTTCTTGAGGAGATAATAAATAGAGCACCCAACAACTCCAGTGTCCCACTGTTCAAGCTCACCACTGATCTATCAGACACTTTTCTGTCTTATCCTGCAGAGTCACTTTATCATTTCCTTGATTTCGTTTTCACATGTAGGTTCTTCTGGCTCTGTCTTTGCAATGCTCCCTCAGAGATAGGTTCCCTGTTCTTCCAgaaattttcatcaaaactAGTTGCTTCATCCTGCAAACAGATACTAAAAGCATTCCTGACATCCATAGGAGCTGATTTCGAACTGAAATTCACGCGTTCATTGTCGTATATATACACCAAATTACTTATTCTGAGAAGTTTTGATGTGAAAAGCAAAGAACCAAACTTGGGCATCTACTCTAGCTCATATGCTAGTGCATCTCATGATTTCCTGGTCTTCAAGGGCTACGTACCACTGTTAGCCATGAACCAGGAATGGACCAATGAGAACAAACAAGGCCTTTTACTTGACACAGCAGAGTCGGTGCTAAGGTATACTCTGGCACACCAACAGCTTGAAGCTGTGGCTCAATTTGAGTACTCTGTCCATCGAACGGAGAATTACTTGAAGGTCGATTTCAAGGTTGATAATATAAGGATCAATGTTTCACAATTGCGGTTCAACGGATCCGAGCTCCTGTGTGATGAGAAGCACTTTCCCTCAAGAGTATGCATCACACTTGGACCTGAACTGGGTTCGAGCTATGTGGTTAGCACGAGCCTAGGCCGGTCCACGCCGAACCACGAAAAGGAGATCAAGGCACAGAAGACAATCAAAGGGAACTTTGTGAAAACCAAGCTTCCAATTCTGAAGACAACTGCGAGGACTGCAACAAGGAGAAGGGTGAAGAGTTGGACTGTTGATCAGGCTGCAGAGGGCGACACTGCAACCCTTGACATGATCCTGTGTGATAATTCAAGTGGTGTGGAGGTTGCTGCATGGAGGCCTGGTGCCAACACGCAGGTTGATCTGAGAAACAGCTTCAGGAAGCGGTATGCCGGTGCGAATCGAGCCTTAGGGAAGGCGGGCGGCGTGGTTTTTGCTGGAGATGAATATGGAGAACAAGTGAGCTGGAGGTTGAAGAAGGAAGCGGAAGGAAGAGAATTGCAGTGGAAAGTGGGATTCAGGGTATGGTTGACATACATACCTAACGACTGTAAGACTTCATATCTTGAAACACGCTGTGTTCAGTGGGAGGAGGAGTTCAGTTTCACTGTTTAG
- the LOC116260906 gene encoding probable cinnamyl alcohol dehydrogenase, whose translation MGSLESSGERTITGWAAQDASGVLAPFTFNIRKTGPEDVIVKVIYCGICHTDLHQVRNDFNASKYPMVPGHEVVGEVIEVGSAVTKFGVGDKVGVGCIIGSCSSCSSCQSNIEQYCSKKIWTYNDVYHDGKPTQGGFATTMVVNQKFVLHVPNNLPPEQVAPLLCAGITVYSPLKHFGLSQSGLRCGILGLGGVGHMGVKIAKAFGHHVTVISSSEKKKKEAMEHLGADAYLVSSDQAKMQEAADSLDYIIDTIPVVHPLEPYLSLLKVNGRIIMVGVVPGPLQFVTPMIMLGRRSISGSFIGSMEETEELLKFCADRGVSSTIEIVKMDYVNKAMERLEKNDVRYRFVIDVAASNL comes from the exons ATGGGCAGCCTTGAATCTTCAGGAGAGAGGACCATCACAGGGTGGGCAGCCCAGGATGCCTCAGGGGTGCTTGCTCCCTTTACCTTCAATAtcag AAAGACAGGCCCAGAAGACGTGATTGTGAAGGTGATCTACTGCGGAATATGCCACACCGATCTCCACCAAGTCAGGAACGATTTCAATGCCTCCAAATACCCCATGGTCCCGGG GCATGAAGTGGTGGGAGAGGTCATTGAGGTGGGCTCGGCGGTGACCAAGTTTGGTGTTGGAGACAAGGTCGGGGTTGGCTGCATAATTGGTTCTTGCAGCTCTTGCTCCTCCTGCCAATCCAACATAGAACAGTACTGCAGCAAGAAGATCTGGACCTACAATGACGTCTACCATGACGGAAAGCCCACCCAAGGAGGGTTTGCCACCACCATGGTAGTGAACCAAAA GTTTGTGCTTCACGTTCCAAACAATCTTCCCCCAGAACAAGTGGCACCTCTTCTATGCGCTGGCATCACTGTCTACAGTCCATTAAAGCACTTTGGCCTGTCCCAAAGTGGGCTCAGGTGCGGCATTCTGGGCTTGGGCGGCGTGGGGCACATGGGGGTGAAGATAGCCAAGGCATTTGGGCATCATGTGACTGTCATCAGCTCGtcggagaagaagaagaaagaggcgaTGGAGCACCTGGGCGCTGACGCCTACCTAGTGAGCTCAGACCAGGCCAAGATGCAGGAGGCAGCAGATAGCCTGGACTACATCATTGACACCATCCCCGTAGTGCACCCACTTGAGCCCTACCTCTCTCTTTTGAAAGTCAACGGTAGGATCATCATGGTTGGAGTTGTTCCTGGTCCCCTGCAATTCGTGACCCCCATGATCATGCTGG gGAGGAGATCGATTTCAGGGAGCTTCATAGGGAGCATGGAAGAGACAGAGGAGCTGCTGAAGTTCTGCGCGGACAGAGGGGTGAGCTCCACCATCGAGATCGTTAAGATGGACTACGTGAACAAGGCGATGGAGAGGTTGGAGAAGAACGACGTTCGATACAGGTTCGTGATAGATGTTGCTGCTAGCAACCTCTAA
- the LOC116260895 gene encoding WD40 repeat-containing protein HOS15 codes for MATITSIELNYMVFRYLHESGFTHSAFVLGYEAGINKSSIDGNLVPPGALVTFVQKGLQYLELEANLTNNDADVDDDFSFLQPLDLITKDVCELRKIIKEKKENLQKEKDKEKEREKEREREHERERERGRERERERERQEREKEKERERERLEKEREREREREREKEKEREKDKEKEREKEREKEKEKEKEKEKEKEKEKEKEKQQDEYNGRQLNREPDDKPKLNQEDNDGSGGPEPMDICSSSPALGNEIPSSNVLILEGHTSEVFACAWSPTGSLLASGSGDSTARIWMIADGPCGMHGGPPKALVLKHFKGRTNEKSKDVTTLDWNGEGTLLATGSYDGQARIWSREGELRSTLNKHKGPIFSLKWNKKGDLLLSGSVDKTAIVWDVKTGEWKQQFEFHSAPTLDVDWRNNVSFATCSTDNMIYVCKIGDTRPVKAFAGHQGEVNAIKWDPTGSLLASCSDDVTAKIWSMKQDKCLHDLKEHTQEIYTIRWSPTGPGTNNPNQQLLLASASFDSTIKLWDVERGSLLYSLNAHKDPVYSVAFSPNGEYLASGSLDKCLHIWSVKDGRVVKTYQGNGGIFEVCWNKEGDKVAACFSNNTVCVLDFKM; via the exons ATGGCGACGATCACTTCCATCGAATTGAATTACATGGTCTTCCGTTACCTTCACGAATCTG GATTTACACATTCGGCATTTGTTCTAGGATATGAAGCAGGGATAAATAAAAGTTCTATTGATGGCAATTTAGTTCCTCCAGGTGCTCTTGTGACATTTGTGCAGAAAGGGCTACAGTATTTAGAGTTGGAAGCGAACCTCACTAAT AATGATgcagatgttgatgatgatttctcttttttacAACCGTTGGATCTTATTACAAAGGATGTCTGTGAATTGCGTAAAATcataaaagagaagaaagaaaatcttcaaaaagaaaaagacaaagagaaagaaagagagaaagaacgTGAACGGGAGCATGAACGAGAGCGTGAACGtgggagggaaagggaaagggagagagagaggcaagaaagggaaaaagaaaaggagagggaaagagagaggttagagaaggaaagagaacgAGAacgggaaagagaaagagaaaaagaaaaggagagagaaaaggacaaggaaaaggaaagggagaaggagcgggagaaggagaaggagaaggagaaggaaaaggaaaaggaaaaggaaaaggagaaagaaaaggaaaagcagcAAGATGAGTATAATGGTCGTCAATTGAATAGAGAACCTGATGATAAACCTAAACTGAATCAAGAAGATAATGATGGCTCTGGAG ggCCGGAACCAATGGATATATGTTCAAGTTCACCTGCTTTGGGCAATGAGATTCCTAGCTCTAATGTACTAATTTTGGAGGGACATACTTCAGAG GTTTTTGCTTGTGCTTGGAGTCCAACTGGTTCGCTCCTAGCTTCTGG GTCTGGAGATTCAACAGCTCGAATTTGGATGATTGCTGATGGCCCTTGTGGTATGCATGGTGGCCCTCCAAAGGCACTGGTTTTGAAGCATTTCAAGGGTAGAACCAATGAAAAGAGCAAGGATGTTACTACACTTGATTGGAAT GGTGAGGGAACATTACTTGCAACTGGTTCCTATGATGGCCAAGCTAGAATTTGGAGCAGAGAAG GAGAATTGAGGAGTACCTTAAACAAACATAAAGGACCCATCTTTTCTCTGAAATGGAATAAGAAAGGGGATCTGCTTCTCAGTGGGAGTGTTGATAAAACTGCCATTGTGTGGGATGTAAAAACTGGAGAATGGAAGCAACAGTTTGAATTCCATTCag CACCAACACTTGATGTTGATTGGCGTAACAATGTCTCCTTTGCCACCTGTTCAACTGATAACATGATATATGTATGCAAGATCGGCGATACTCGTCCAGTTAAAGCTTTCGCAGGTCACCAG GGCGAAGTCAATGCCATCAAATGGGATCCAACTGGGTCGCTATTGGCTTCATGCTCTGATGATGTGACAGCAAAG ATTTGGAGTATGAAACAGGACAAATGTTTACATGATTTGAAGGAGCACACACAG GAGATATATACAATAAGATGGAGCCCTACTGGGCCTGGTACCAACAATCCAAATCAACAGTTACTCTTAGCAAG TGCTTCCTTTGACTCGACCATCAAGCTGTGGGATGTGGAGAGAGGTAGCCTATTGTACAGCTTGAATGCCCATAA AGATCCTGTATACTCGGTTGCATTTAGTCCAAATGGGGAGTATCTAGCCAGTGGATCATTGGATAAATGTTTACATATATGGTCAGTAAAAGATGGCAGGGTTGTGAAGACGTACCAAGGGAATGGAGGCATCTTTGAGGTGTGCTGGAACAAGGAAGGTGATAAGGTTGCTGCATGCTTTTCCAACAATACAGTCTGTGTCTTGGATTTCAAAATGTGA